The Bacteroidales bacterium genome window below encodes:
- a CDS encoding DUF1573 domain-containing protein: protein MKKILFITVGVLFAFVSFAQVETTPQEQPAENPNAPVISFDKLVHDYGTIPYNGDGKCVFTFTNTGKEPLILTNVRSSCGCTVPKWPREPILPGESDVIHVEYKTNRVGTINKSVTVQSNASNNNVVLRISGQVLNQEQGAMPEKPKSVGEK, encoded by the coding sequence ATGAAAAAGATTCTTTTCATTACAGTCGGAGTGTTGTTTGCATTTGTTTCGTTTGCCCAGGTTGAAACAACACCTCAGGAGCAACCAGCTGAAAATCCAAACGCACCTGTGATTTCTTTTGACAAATTGGTGCACGATTATGGAACCATACCTTACAATGGTGATGGGAAATGTGTTTTCACCTTTACCAACACCGGCAAAGAACCTTTGATTCTCACCAATGTACGTTCATCTTGTGGATGCACAGTTCCTAAATGGCCACGTGAGCCGATCCTTCCCGGCGAAAGCGATGTAATTCACGTTGAATACAAAACCAATAGGGTAGGTACAATCAATAAATCGGTTACAGTGCAGTCCAACGCTTCAAATAACAATGTTGTACTGAGAATCTCAGGCCAGGTATTGAACCAGGAACAGGGAGCTATGCCTGAAAAACCGAAATCGGTCGGTGAAAAATAG
- a CDS encoding branched-chain amino acid aminotransferase, with translation MINIDWKSLPFGYFKTDYNVRCYNRNGEWGEVEISSSEYINLHMAATGLHYGQEAFEGMKAFRGKDGKIRIFRWTENAKRMQRSAEGVMMAVPPVELFGEMIFKVIRLNEKYVPPYGLGAALYLRPLLIGSGPEVGVKPAKEYLLMVFVGPVGPYFKEGFKPVTLQVIGDYDRAAPFGTGHIKVGGNYAASLKALDRGKKEGFASVIFRSSADRRFIDEAGPANFFAIKGNSYITPDSPSVLPSITNMSLRQLAKDMGMNIELRHVAIDELGDFDEAGACGTAAVISPIGKIVDRDGGKVYEYCKDGNPGPISTKLYNKLRGIQEGTEEDIYGWNTIVE, from the coding sequence ATGATAAATATAGATTGGAAAAGCCTGCCATTTGGCTACTTCAAAACCGATTACAACGTACGTTGTTACAACCGGAACGGCGAATGGGGCGAAGTGGAAATTTCTTCGTCCGAGTACATCAATCTGCACATGGCTGCCACTGGTCTTCATTATGGCCAGGAAGCCTTCGAGGGGATGAAAGCTTTCAGGGGTAAAGATGGGAAAATCCGGATTTTCCGCTGGACAGAAAACGCAAAGCGAATGCAGCGCTCTGCCGAGGGGGTGATGATGGCGGTGCCGCCGGTTGAGTTGTTCGGCGAAATGATTTTCAAAGTCATCAGGCTGAATGAGAAGTACGTGCCGCCGTATGGGCTGGGTGCTGCTTTGTACCTGAGGCCGTTGCTTATAGGTTCCGGCCCTGAAGTCGGTGTAAAACCTGCCAAAGAGTACTTGCTTATGGTGTTTGTTGGTCCGGTCGGGCCGTATTTCAAGGAGGGATTTAAGCCTGTAACTTTGCAGGTAATTGGAGATTATGACCGGGCAGCACCGTTTGGAACCGGTCATATTAAAGTAGGTGGTAACTATGCTGCCAGCCTTAAAGCACTCGACAGAGGTAAAAAGGAGGGTTTTGCTTCCGTGATTTTCAGAAGTTCTGCCGATCGCAGGTTCATTGATGAAGCCGGACCCGCCAACTTCTTTGCCATAAAAGGAAACAGCTATATTACACCTGATTCACCATCAGTTCTGCCTTCAATAACCAATATGAGTTTGCGTCAACTTGCAAAAGACATGGGAATGAACATCGAACTGCGTCATGTTGCTATTGACGAACTCGGCGATTTTGACGAAGCTGGTGCTTGCGGAACTGCAGCAGTGATTTCACCCATAGGGAAAATTGTGGACAGAGATGGAGGTAAGGTTTATGAGTACTGTAAAGACGGAAACCCGGGACCGATAAGTACAAAACTTTATAACAAACTGCGTGGTATCCAGGAAGGAACCGAAGAGGATATTTATGGATGGAATACCATTGTGGAGTAA
- a CDS encoding BamA/TamA family outer membrane protein, with protein MTKTLKFLLLIISLFQIQNLTASTDSTSVAENGDEIIKRGWNFGVLPAISYDNDLGFQYGGLINLYNYGNGSRYPVYDHSFYLEISAYTRGSGIYRFAYNSDRLIPKIEVFLDISYIPNQAYNFFGWNGYEAVYNQQWEDNNQPEDIYRSGVFYRYENKMFRFKTDFQGEIHKGFSWLAGMQWYDYAVGSVDIDKLNKGRDEDERLPSLTEQPGLFDMYKEWGLIQADEANGGSITLLKAGLLFDTRDNKPNPMTGIWSELAVEAAPALLGTFNSGYAKLSLIHRQYFTLIPDDLSFAARLAVQANLAGDAPFWIQPLMITTMLRGATEEGLGGVRNLRGIPRNRIVGAGVAYGNAELRWKFFRTRLFSQNFYFGLNSFCDAGQVIQKIDIGEKVKALNLPDQADYFSFGSEQLHITYGLGLRVAMNQNFILAVDWGKSADERDGTSGFYVGLNYLF; from the coding sequence ATGACAAAAACCCTAAAGTTCCTGCTCCTCATTATTAGTCTCTTTCAGATTCAGAATCTGACTGCATCAACAGATTCTACTTCTGTTGCAGAAAATGGAGATGAAATTATTAAAAGGGGTTGGAATTTTGGAGTTTTACCGGCAATCTCATATGATAATGACCTGGGATTCCAGTATGGCGGTCTCATTAATTTGTACAATTATGGAAATGGCAGCCGGTATCCTGTTTACGACCACTCCTTCTACCTTGAAATATCAGCCTATACCCGCGGGAGTGGCATTTACCGGTTTGCCTATAATTCAGACCGTTTGATCCCGAAGATTGAGGTTTTCCTCGACATAAGTTACATACCCAATCAGGCCTATAATTTTTTCGGTTGGAATGGGTATGAAGCCGTTTACAACCAGCAATGGGAGGATAACAATCAGCCGGAGGATATTTACAGATCGGGTGTTTTTTACCGGTATGAAAACAAGATGTTCCGGTTTAAAACCGATTTTCAGGGGGAAATCCATAAGGGATTCAGCTGGTTGGCCGGTATGCAATGGTACGACTATGCTGTTGGTTCCGTGGATATTGACAAGTTGAATAAAGGAAGAGATGAGGATGAAAGACTTCCGTCGCTAACAGAACAGCCGGGGTTATTCGATATGTATAAGGAATGGGGGCTGATTCAGGCGGATGAAGCTAATGGAGGTTCAATCACCTTACTAAAGGCGGGATTGCTTTTTGATACGCGCGACAACAAACCAAACCCAATGACCGGAATATGGTCAGAATTGGCTGTGGAGGCTGCTCCGGCATTATTGGGTACATTCAACTCCGGGTATGCAAAACTCAGTCTTATTCATCGCCAGTATTTCACCCTGATTCCTGATGATCTTTCATTTGCAGCACGCCTGGCAGTCCAGGCCAATTTAGCCGGAGACGCACCGTTCTGGATTCAACCTTTGATGATTACTACAATGCTGCGCGGAGCAACTGAAGAGGGTCTTGGCGGGGTGAGGAATCTGCGCGGAATCCCGCGAAACCGTATCGTCGGCGCTGGTGTAGCATATGGAAATGCTGAGTTGCGTTGGAAATTCTTCAGAACCCGACTGTTCAGTCAAAATTTCTATTTCGGTTTGAACTCCTTTTGTGACGCCGGACAGGTGATTCAAAAAATTGATATCGGGGAGAAAGTTAAAGCACTCAACTTACCCGACCAAGCTGATTATTTCAGTTTTGGAAGCGAACAACTGCATATCACTTATGGATTGGGATTACGCGTTGCCATGAACCAGAATTTTATCCTGGCCGTTGACTGGGGAAAAAGCGCTGATGAGCGCGACGGAACAAGCGGCTTCTATGTAGGCTTGAACTATCTATTTTAG
- the ftcD gene encoding glutamate formimidoyltransferase: MKKLIECVPNFSEGKDMGIIKQITDQIETVEGVKLLDVDPGAATNRTVVTFVGTPEEVIEAAFLAVKKASQLIDMSRHKGEHPRMGATDVCPLVPVANITMEETAAFARKLAQRIGEELEIPVYCYENAAFTDQRRNLATCRSGEYEGLQERLAKPEWKPDFGPAKFNSRSGATAVGARDFLVAYNVNLNTTSTRRANSIAFDIRERGRVMREGDPVTGKIVKDENGNPVNIPGTLKSVKGIGWFIEEYGIAQISLNLTNISITPVHVAFEEACKKAQERGIRVTGSELVGLIPLRAMLDAGKYFLRKQERSVGVSEEELIKIAVKSLGLDDLKPFNPKEKIIEYLIAGDKEKKLVDLNLRGFANETASESPAPGGGSISAYAGVLGVSLGTMVANLSSHKRGWDERWEEFSDWAEKGQAIKDELLYLVDEDTRAFNKIMDAFGLPKGTDEEKQTRKQAIQEASKYAMEIPFRVMKRSCESMEIMKAMAVSGNPNSVSDAGVGALCARTAVRGAFMNVRINAGGIDDNEFVKKLIDQGAAMEKLAEEFEREIVQIVDRKIAEMGK, translated from the coding sequence ATGAAAAAATTAATCGAATGTGTTCCCAACTTCAGCGAAGGCAAGGACATGGGGATAATCAAACAAATCACCGATCAGATTGAAACCGTTGAAGGCGTGAAACTGCTTGATGTTGACCCCGGTGCAGCTACAAATCGCACAGTTGTGACTTTTGTCGGCACACCGGAAGAAGTGATCGAAGCGGCATTTCTGGCTGTGAAAAAAGCATCCCAGCTAATTGATATGTCCAGGCACAAGGGAGAGCATCCCCGGATGGGAGCGACAGACGTTTGCCCATTAGTGCCTGTGGCCAATATAACGATGGAAGAAACGGCAGCTTTTGCACGCAAGCTGGCTCAGCGAATAGGGGAGGAGCTGGAAATACCGGTTTATTGTTATGAGAATGCAGCCTTTACCGATCAGCGCCGTAATTTGGCAACCTGCCGCTCTGGTGAATATGAAGGACTTCAGGAGAGACTCGCAAAGCCGGAATGGAAACCCGATTTTGGCCCGGCAAAATTTAATTCAAGATCAGGAGCAACTGCTGTTGGTGCGCGTGATTTCCTGGTAGCCTATAATGTTAACCTGAACACCACGTCAACCCGCCGCGCAAACTCAATTGCTTTCGACATTCGTGAGCGAGGCCGCGTGATGCGGGAAGGCGACCCGGTAACAGGAAAGATTGTAAAGGACGAAAATGGAAACCCGGTTAATATTCCGGGTACTTTGAAGTCGGTGAAAGGAATCGGCTGGTTTATTGAAGAATACGGTATTGCACAGATTTCGCTCAACCTTACAAATATCAGTATTACTCCTGTACATGTTGCTTTTGAAGAGGCTTGCAAAAAGGCCCAGGAGCGTGGGATCAGGGTCACCGGTTCTGAACTTGTTGGATTAATTCCTCTCAGGGCCATGCTGGATGCAGGGAAATATTTCCTGCGTAAACAAGAGCGATCGGTCGGAGTATCGGAAGAGGAACTGATAAAGATTGCGGTAAAATCTTTAGGTTTGGACGATCTAAAGCCGTTCAATCCCAAAGAAAAAATCATCGAATACCTGATTGCCGGGGATAAAGAAAAAAAGCTGGTTGATTTGAACCTGCGCGGGTTTGCCAATGAAACAGCATCTGAGTCCCCTGCCCCCGGTGGTGGATCGATTTCAGCTTATGCAGGTGTACTTGGTGTTTCACTCGGAACTATGGTAGCAAATTTATCATCACACAAGCGGGGCTGGGATGAACGTTGGGAGGAATTTTCCGATTGGGCCGAAAAAGGGCAGGCCATCAAGGATGAACTACTTTACCTGGTGGATGAAGATACCCGTGCATTCAACAAGATCATGGATGCATTCGGATTACCAAAAGGAACCGATGAGGAGAAGCAAACACGTAAACAAGCCATTCAGGAGGCTTCGAAATATGCCATGGAGATCCCCTTTCGCGTCATGAAGAGGTCTTGCGAATCCATGGAAATCATGAAAGCGATGGCTGTGTCAGGAAATCCCAACTCCGTATCCGATGCCGGTGTGGGAGCCCTCTGTGCAAGAACTGCCGTCCGTGGCGCTTTCATGAACGTCCGGATTAACGCCGGTGGAATTGATGATAATGAGTTTGTGAAAAAGCTGATTGATCAGGGGGCTGCTATGGAGAAATTAGCTGAAGAATTCGAAAGAGAAATTGTTCAGATTGTTGACAGGAAAATTGCAGAAATGGGAAAATAA
- a CDS encoding pyridoxal phosphate-dependent aminotransferase, producing MPKVSEKGKRMPASPIRKLVPYAEAAKKRGIKVYFLNIGQPDIKTPEIAIEAVRNYSEKLVAYSHSAGNASYREKLVGYYAKNNIHITVDQIIVGAGASEALLFAMQSIMDPGDEVIIPEPFYANYNGFAVNSGINVVPINSLIETGFALPPISEFEKAITPRTKAILVCNPNNPTGYLYTEEELKVLKQIALKHDLFLIADEVYREFCYDGRKHHSVMHLDGLDEHTILIDSVSKRYSMCGVRIGVMITKNKEVLTAAMKFAQARLSPPSFGQVAAEAAIATGTDYFTEVLEEYHKRRNTVYHAINKIKGAFCPNPSGAFYVVARLPIDNSDKFCQWLLEDFNYKNETVMMAPATGFYSTPGRGKDEVRISYVLNVTDLTNAMKVLEEALKVYPGRTV from the coding sequence ATGCCAAAAGTATCAGAAAAAGGGAAAAGGATGCCGGCTTCTCCAATCAGAAAACTTGTTCCTTATGCCGAAGCTGCGAAGAAGAGAGGGATTAAAGTTTATTTTCTTAACATCGGGCAACCTGACATTAAAACTCCGGAGATTGCCATCGAAGCAGTTAGGAATTATTCGGAAAAGCTGGTGGCTTACAGCCATTCAGCCGGAAACGCAAGCTATCGCGAAAAACTGGTGGGCTATTATGCCAAAAATAACATTCATATTACAGTGGACCAGATCATTGTTGGCGCCGGTGCTTCCGAAGCATTGCTGTTTGCCATGCAGTCAATCATGGATCCGGGTGACGAGGTGATAATCCCTGAACCATTTTATGCGAACTACAATGGTTTTGCCGTCAACTCCGGTATCAACGTGGTGCCTATCAATTCATTAATCGAAACCGGTTTTGCACTACCCCCCATTTCAGAGTTTGAAAAAGCAATTACCCCCCGGACAAAAGCGATTTTGGTTTGTAACCCGAATAACCCAACAGGCTATCTTTATACAGAAGAAGAACTTAAAGTTTTAAAGCAAATCGCTTTGAAGCACGACCTTTTCCTTATTGCCGATGAGGTTTACCGCGAGTTTTGTTATGATGGCAGAAAGCATCATTCGGTGATGCACCTTGACGGGCTGGATGAGCATACAATTCTCATCGATTCTGTGTCAAAGCGCTACAGCATGTGTGGGGTAAGGATCGGAGTGATGATTACAAAAAACAAAGAGGTATTGACAGCAGCTATGAAGTTTGCGCAGGCACGTCTGAGCCCGCCGAGTTTCGGGCAGGTTGCTGCCGAAGCTGCCATTGCCACAGGTACTGATTATTTTACAGAAGTTCTTGAGGAGTATCATAAGCGTCGTAATACAGTTTACCATGCGATTAATAAAATTAAGGGCGCTTTTTGTCCTAATCCATCAGGGGCATTTTATGTAGTCGCTAGATTACCGATTGATAACTCAGACAAGTTTTGTCAATGGCTGCTTGAGGATTTCAACTATAAGAACGAAACTGTAATGATGGCGCCGGCAACTGGATTCTACTCCACACCAGGTCGTGGCAAAGACGAGGTCAGGATCAGTTATGTTTTAAATGTTACTGATCTGACCAATGCAATGAAGGTGCTGGAAGAAGCGCTGAAAGTTTACCCGGGGCGAACTGTTTAA
- a CDS encoding imidazolonepropionase, protein MKSILIKNIKELVQIEHQPKKWVAGMDMGNIETIKDAFLFISDGLIAAFGKMEALNSAVNARLLKKAQQVDASGKMVLPSFCDSHTHLVYPASREIEYIDKIKGLSYEEIAKRGGGILNSARRMQDISEEELVKSALERLNEIITFGTGAVEIKSGYGLTTESELKMLRVIRKLKELSPLTIKSTFLGAHAVHSDYKGRQSDYVDLIINEMIPVVASEELADYIDVFCDRGFFTVEDTDRILNAGMKYGLRPKIHANELDFSGGIQVGVKYNALSVDHLEYTGDAEIEALLGSETMPTILPGAAFFLNMPYAPARKMIDAGLPVAMASDFNPGSSPSGNMQLILSMASILYRMTPEEGINATTINTAYAMDLSEELGSIAVGKKANVFITRPIPTYQYLPYYYGSNKVETVILNGEVK, encoded by the coding sequence ATGAAAAGCATTTTAATTAAAAATATTAAGGAACTTGTTCAAATTGAGCATCAACCAAAAAAATGGGTAGCCGGTATGGATATGGGCAATATTGAAACGATAAAGGATGCATTTTTATTTATCTCGGACGGATTGATTGCAGCCTTTGGTAAGATGGAGGCATTGAACTCTGCAGTGAATGCCAGGTTGCTCAAAAAGGCACAGCAGGTGGATGCTTCAGGAAAGATGGTTTTGCCTTCATTCTGTGATTCGCACACACATTTGGTTTATCCGGCAAGCCGTGAGATCGAATACATTGACAAAATCAAAGGGCTGTCTTATGAAGAGATTGCTAAGCGGGGAGGCGGAATTCTGAATTCAGCGCGACGAATGCAGGATATTTCGGAAGAAGAACTGGTGAAATCAGCTTTGGAGAGACTTAACGAAATCATCACTTTTGGCACCGGTGCTGTTGAAATTAAAAGCGGTTATGGATTAACTACAGAATCAGAGTTGAAGATGTTGCGTGTGATTAGAAAATTGAAAGAACTTTCACCTCTGACCATAAAATCCACTTTCCTGGGTGCTCACGCTGTTCATTCGGATTATAAGGGCAGACAGTCAGATTATGTGGATTTAATCATTAATGAAATGATTCCCGTGGTAGCTTCTGAGGAGTTGGCGGATTATATTGATGTTTTTTGTGATCGTGGATTTTTTACGGTGGAGGATACAGACAGGATACTAAATGCCGGGATGAAATATGGCCTCAGACCAAAAATTCACGCAAATGAACTCGATTTCTCAGGTGGAATTCAGGTCGGGGTAAAATATAATGCGCTATCGGTGGATCATCTTGAATATACCGGCGATGCTGAAATTGAAGCATTGCTTGGTTCGGAGACCATGCCAACCATTCTTCCGGGTGCTGCATTTTTCCTGAACATGCCTTATGCTCCTGCGCGGAAAATGATTGATGCCGGGTTACCTGTTGCAATGGCCAGTGATTTTAATCCGGGATCATCTCCTTCGGGAAATATGCAGCTGATCCTTTCGATGGCAAGCATCCTGTATCGTATGACACCCGAGGAAGGGATCAATGCAACCACAATAAACACAGCGTACGCAATGGATCTGAGTGAAGAACTCGGCAGTATTGCAGTAGGGAAAAAAGCCAATGTTTTTATTACCAGACCAATTCCTACTTACCAGTATTTGCCTTATTACTATGGCAGCAATAAAGTTGAAACAGTAATTCTGAATGGGGAGGTAAAGTAA
- a CDS encoding MBL fold metallo-hydrolase produces MKNLIFFLLSIPLFGFTQRDYTKMQINHAELTPGVHRLFVGDVVSVVAFDGPDGLMLFDAAYEQTVSHLRDTLKRMFNKPVRYLVNTHLHGDHTGGNVEFGKEADIIAHHSVKTWLASDRKQGERVPGPMPENGRPNITFEGTLNMEFNGQEIQMRHLEGGHTAGDVIAFLPQSNVLVLGDLLFADYFPYIDTGQGGNPMTFLKHLQWISGYYPDDAILVGGHGPVYNMSQLRNYINNLKETIEVVTAGKEKGMSVEQIKEEKILNKWESYGAFFITADKWIETVYPFIGQ; encoded by the coding sequence ATGAAGAACTTAATTTTCTTTTTACTGTCAATCCCACTATTTGGTTTCACTCAGCGGGATTATACCAAAATGCAGATCAACCATGCTGAACTCACACCGGGCGTGCATCGTTTGTTCGTTGGAGATGTGGTATCTGTTGTAGCATTTGACGGCCCTGATGGCCTGATGCTTTTTGATGCCGCTTACGAACAAACCGTCTCTCATCTGCGGGATACACTGAAGCGCATGTTTAACAAACCTGTCCGATACCTTGTCAACACCCATCTTCATGGAGACCATACCGGAGGTAATGTTGAATTCGGTAAAGAAGCCGACATCATCGCGCACCATTCGGTTAAAACATGGCTGGCCTCCGACCGTAAGCAAGGTGAACGGGTGCCCGGACCTATGCCTGAGAATGGACGGCCAAATATCACTTTTGAAGGCACGTTGAATATGGAATTCAATGGTCAGGAAATCCAGATGCGCCACCTTGAGGGTGGACATACTGCCGGTGACGTAATTGCTTTTTTACCTCAATCCAATGTACTTGTATTGGGAGATCTTTTATTTGCTGATTACTTTCCTTACATTGATACCGGACAGGGAGGAAACCCGATGACATTTTTAAAACATCTTCAATGGATTTCAGGTTATTACCCGGACGATGCCATCCTTGTTGGAGGCCATGGTCCTGTCTACAACATGTCGCAACTTCGCAATTATATTAACAATCTCAAGGAGACGATCGAAGTTGTTACAGCAGGGAAGGAAAAGGGAATGTCAGTTGAACAGATAAAAGAAGAGAAGATCCTGAATAAATGGGAGTCTTATGGAGCATTTTTTATTACTGCGGACAAGTGGATAGAAACTGTTTATCCTTTCATCGGGCAATAG
- a CDS encoding C10 family peptidase yields MKFKSLLLMLVLFFSVAFLYAEKVEVGEAQKVATRFYNEKFAVNHPGSDVSFYIVETHVIENEGIDVVYVFNFNNNGYAVVPADDRLYPVVGFSFVTTFDPETAPDNWKYVLNNFGAQVIHVRENNVEAAPEAAAAWANLRGEEPENLSFLANTRDIPIMMTVLWNQDYPYNYLCPPDPQGPGGYVYAGCVATAMSMIMYHWRFPYTGTGSKTYYASGYGSLTANFGEAYYNYEAMVNSTGNIPNYDVALLQYHCGVSVSMMYGPDGSGAYSDDVAPAIKNYFKYSNNAQYIQRGGWAAWQAYLNQQMELLQPVYYSGQDASGGHAFVVDGMQEQTDETFYHFNFGWGGSANGWYLCTDAGGFTTNNAMVRNFIPDQTIYPYSPPEELVELNFLNGTIEDCSGPKHNYEPNVNSRWLISPQNETDSVSYIRITFDRFETQENADFVRIYDGEDESAPLLGEFSGATIPDVVNSTGNKVLITFTTDATEEANGWFISYKAFQPTWCTGLTALTDPNGTFDDGSGSFYYNNGSTCMWTIQPQYATSTTIMFNYFDTEAGKDFLKVYDLQSQQLLANLSGQTIPDPITSPSGKFYLVFSSNNANRGLGWEVYYEAENVGISENDEIFNNLSIYPNPAHEQLNISFISTQSKQVAISLVNMTGIAVYSEIINSRQSAFIESIDISNLAKGVYILRLHSDEKELVRKIVIE; encoded by the coding sequence ATGAAATTCAAAAGTTTACTCCTGATGCTCGTGCTCTTTTTCAGCGTCGCCTTTCTATATGCCGAAAAGGTGGAAGTTGGTGAGGCTCAAAAAGTAGCTACTCGTTTTTATAACGAAAAATTTGCTGTCAATCACCCTGGCAGTGATGTTTCATTTTACATTGTCGAAACACATGTAATCGAAAATGAAGGCATTGACGTCGTTTATGTATTCAATTTCAACAATAACGGTTATGCGGTAGTTCCTGCCGATGACAGGCTTTATCCTGTTGTTGGATTCTCGTTTGTGACTACATTCGATCCCGAAACAGCACCTGACAACTGGAAATATGTGCTCAATAATTTTGGAGCACAGGTAATCCATGTGCGCGAAAATAATGTTGAAGCAGCACCTGAAGCTGCCGCTGCATGGGCAAACCTCAGAGGGGAAGAACCAGAAAACCTCTCATTCCTGGCCAACACGCGTGATATTCCAATAATGATGACAGTTCTCTGGAACCAGGATTATCCCTACAATTACTTATGCCCACCAGATCCGCAAGGTCCTGGCGGTTACGTTTATGCCGGCTGCGTTGCCACAGCCATGTCGATGATCATGTATCACTGGCGGTTCCCATATACTGGAACCGGAAGCAAAACTTACTATGCATCCGGTTATGGATCTTTAACAGCCAACTTTGGCGAAGCCTACTATAATTACGAAGCCATGGTAAACAGTACCGGAAACATTCCTAACTACGATGTAGCTTTACTTCAATACCATTGCGGTGTTTCTGTTAGTATGATGTATGGTCCGGATGGATCAGGCGCCTATAGTGACGATGTTGCTCCGGCAATCAAAAACTACTTCAAATACTCCAATAACGCACAATATATCCAAAGGGGAGGATGGGCAGCCTGGCAAGCGTACCTGAACCAGCAAATGGAACTGCTGCAGCCAGTTTATTACTCAGGACAGGATGCCAGCGGAGGTCATGCTTTTGTGGTTGACGGTATGCAGGAGCAAACCGATGAAACATTCTATCATTTCAACTTTGGTTGGGGTGGTTCAGCCAATGGTTGGTATCTTTGTACAGATGCCGGAGGATTTACGACAAATAATGCCATGGTCAGGAACTTTATTCCGGATCAAACCATCTATCCATACAGCCCGCCTGAAGAATTGGTTGAACTCAACTTTCTGAACGGAACCATTGAAGATTGCAGCGGACCTAAACATAACTATGAGCCAAATGTAAATAGCAGATGGCTGATCTCTCCGCAAAACGAAACCGATTCAGTTTCCTATATCAGAATTACCTTCGACCGTTTTGAAACACAGGAAAATGCAGATTTTGTCAGAATTTACGACGGTGAGGATGAAAGTGCACCTTTGCTGGGAGAATTTTCCGGAGCCACAATCCCCGATGTTGTTAACTCAACAGGCAACAAAGTGTTGATTACTTTTACAACCGATGCTACTGAAGAGGCCAACGGCTGGTTCATTTCCTACAAAGCATTCCAACCCACATGGTGTACTGGTCTCACTGCCCTTACTGATCCAAACGGAACATTTGACGATGGAAGCGGTTCGTTCTATTATAACAACGGATCAACCTGCATGTGGACCATTCAACCACAATATGCAACCAGTACAACGATCATGTTCAATTATTTCGACACTGAAGCCGGAAAAGACTTTTTGAAAGTTTACGACCTTCAATCACAACAACTGCTGGCAAACCTTTCAGGACAAACTATTCCCGATCCGATAACTTCTCCGAGTGGTAAGTTTTATCTGGTATTTTCATCCAATAATGCTAACAGAGGATTGGGATGGGAAGTCTATTACGAAGCTGAAAACGTTGGTATTTCTGAAAATGATGAGATTTTCAACAACCTTTCCATTTATCCAAATCCGGCTCATGAACAGTTGAATATCTCTTTTATTTCAACTCAGAGCAAGCAAGTTGCTATATCATTGGTTAATATGACAGGTATCGCAGTTTATTCGGAAATCATTAATTCTCGCCAGAGTGCATTCATCGAAAGTATTGATATTTCAAACCTGGCAAAAGGTGTTTACATCCTACGCCTGCACTCCGATGAAAAAGAATTGGTAAGAAAAATTGTAATCGAATAA
- a CDS encoding anti-sigma regulatory factor, with amino-acid sequence MQFEFEVEGGNFSKAGTASSEVKKILKQLSVDDKIIKRIVVAIYEAEVNIVAHAYKGWILADIDLDRIKIILEDEGPGIPDIEKAMEAGFSTASAKVREMGFGAGMGLPNIRKNADEFRIESEVGKGTKLKIVVFFKA; translated from the coding sequence ATGCAGTTTGAATTTGAGGTTGAAGGGGGGAACTTTAGCAAGGCTGGAACTGCTTCCAGCGAAGTTAAAAAGATTCTTAAACAGTTGAGTGTTGATGATAAAATCATTAAAAGGATTGTTGTTGCAATTTATGAAGCGGAAGTCAATATTGTTGCCCATGCTTATAAAGGTTGGATACTGGCGGATATTGATCTCGATCGCATCAAAATCATTCTTGAAGACGAAGGTCCCGGAATCCCCGATATTGAAAAAGCCATGGAAGCAGGTTTTTCAACAGCTTCAGCCAAAGTAAGGGAAATGGGTTTTGGGGCCGGAATGGGACTGCCAAATATCAGAAAAAATGCTGATGAATTCAGGATCGAAAGTGAAGTTGGAAAAGGAACAAAATTGAAGATTGTAGTGTTTTTTAAGGCTTAA